A single genomic interval of Burkholderia cepacia ATCC 25416 harbors:
- a CDS encoding transposase, with protein sequence MDETEVMQEVVQPTRRRRHSKEFKAQVIRAAMQPNVSIAAVALHYRLNANMLRSWVAAQEERDAAEAARKSMSAPSAEFVPLQLETCGAASGATEIQIEVRRGAATVTVRWPLSSASDCALWLQGWLR encoded by the coding sequence ATGGATGAGACCGAGGTGATGCAGGAGGTTGTGCAACCGACGCGACGTCGGCGGCACAGCAAGGAGTTCAAGGCACAGGTGATCCGTGCGGCGATGCAGCCAAACGTGTCGATCGCGGCGGTAGCGCTGCACTACCGCCTGAATGCCAACATGCTGCGAAGCTGGGTGGCCGCCCAGGAAGAACGGGATGCGGCCGAAGCTGCCCGCAAGTCGATGAGCGCGCCATCGGCAGAGTTTGTGCCGTTACAGCTTGAGACGTGCGGGGCTGCATCTGGGGCGACGGAGATCCAGATCGAGGTACGTCGGGGTGCGGCGACGGTGACCGTGCGTTGGCCGTTATCGTCGGCCAGTGATTGTGCGCTCTGGTTGCAGGGATGGCTGCGGTGA
- the tcmP gene encoding three-Cys-motif partner protein TcmP, translating to MNSKHDDGVAIDPADGLPVMKVGAWSEDKHVALSRYVDAARMARGKWPYASFIDLFSGPGRVMNRDSKTISDGGVLSAWHMSKKGRAPFNEIYIADANADSVDACATRLRSAGANIQACVGKASETVDWVLDALPAGLHFAFLDPFNIEHLDFEIIRKLSTRRNIDILIHFSVMDVQRNIGADFNLTSSRLDAAAPGWRNNLRLDMVPKREQGKPPVKAPRLVRYR from the coding sequence ATGAATAGCAAGCACGATGACGGGGTTGCTATCGACCCGGCCGATGGTTTGCCGGTCATGAAGGTAGGCGCATGGTCTGAAGACAAGCACGTGGCGCTGTCACGCTATGTCGACGCCGCCCGAATGGCTCGTGGGAAGTGGCCCTACGCGTCGTTCATTGACCTTTTCTCTGGTCCGGGACGCGTCATGAACCGAGATTCAAAAACAATCTCGGACGGTGGAGTGTTGTCGGCATGGCACATGTCGAAAAAGGGCCGTGCTCCGTTCAACGAGATTTACATCGCTGATGCAAACGCGGACAGCGTAGACGCATGCGCAACCCGACTTCGCTCCGCAGGCGCCAACATCCAAGCATGTGTCGGAAAAGCCTCTGAAACCGTCGACTGGGTGCTCGACGCGCTTCCGGCCGGACTGCACTTCGCCTTCCTCGACCCATTCAACATCGAACATCTGGATTTCGAGATTATCCGCAAGTTGTCAACGCGGCGGAACATCGACATTTTGATTCACTTCAGCGTGATGGATGTTCAGCGAAACATCGGTGCTGACTTTAATCTGACCAGCTCCAGGTTGGATGCAGCAGCGCCCGGTTGGCGCAACAACCTTCGGCTTGATATGGTCCCCAAGCGGGAACAAGGTAAGCCCCCGGTAAAGGCACCGAGGCTCGTGAGGTACCGCTGA
- a CDS encoding ATP-binding protein yields MTDNLFAICEPRADVLKGALRESDFAADLAQVLKGDAPDEYKLPALFFANTYPTKGLKNVLKLVALRVLGRAEQVGAIFRLDTQFGGGKTHTLIALAHAMQGLQSVPNADEFLEAALRPSSPVRIAAFDGENADPANGRRLGDDIRAHTPWGELAYALGGAEGYRLVEASDREGIAPGADTLRELIGGEPALILVDEIAPYLRKVSGRNVQRAAEQLAAFLTALMKAVESSPQAALIFTLAVGRDGKATDAYARETQEIAAFFAEAESVAARKATVIDPTEDDETVKVICRRLFAHIDRDKAEQVITQYKALWDGNREQLPPAPAQDRRMDEFRAGYPLHPELVKVLTQKTGTLGNFQRVRGMLRLLARTVARLWELQPADAYAIQTQHIDLGFEPIRLELITRLKQDIYVPAIKGEIAAVDTTPALAEQLDAGPFRGLPTYGSYVARCAFMHTLAFNETLRGLNAEELRYAILGPGTDIAFIDDARKRFVTDSAYLDDRPGAPLRFLAEANLTQIIRREETNTDRDEVRTRLNSYIRDLFAGSNLNLVPFASGPHDVADDDGSGRPYLVMLGYDAVQVYSDAVRIEPLVERIYLHKGGGNDWRHNRNNLIFLVADAAGTPNMKAKMLRNIALETLRQTDKLKDLADYQVDKLRELHERSKQELAVAVQQCFRHIFYPSRNRIDGASCDLAHTVVDIQTASDRPGDGQRQVVTQLQNVSKLRLPTDQPDSPVYVRDRTPLKKGQITTAALRTEFRQDPSLPMLVGDDVFIKGIRLGIDQDVFVYQSGELLRGKGDPHAEIKVDEQSFLYTTAYARDNNIWPRPAPTPPAGGGGGSENSSGSSIGASTSPGGHRSTGAGTPPSTVRSPNSVEAEDVLKAALTQVFEKAQHNKIQALATMTIKPFDKGDSLKLMPLVKSVPNAQKRVELEASFETAAGSTAEFEFRGDIDDAIVLKDYLEPQFRAASDSDASVTFILCFEPPLQVQSASADGLIQRLTRLVSTSAQVIATGIDA; encoded by the coding sequence ATGACCGACAATCTGTTCGCCATTTGTGAACCCCGTGCCGACGTTCTCAAAGGGGCCCTGCGAGAAAGCGATTTTGCTGCCGACCTGGCGCAAGTGCTCAAGGGGGATGCGCCTGACGAATACAAGCTCCCTGCGCTCTTCTTCGCCAATACCTATCCGACCAAGGGGTTGAAGAATGTCCTCAAGCTGGTGGCGCTCCGCGTGCTCGGTCGCGCGGAACAGGTTGGCGCAATCTTTCGGTTGGACACGCAATTCGGTGGCGGTAAGACCCATACCCTCATTGCGCTCGCGCATGCCATGCAGGGCCTGCAAAGCGTCCCCAACGCTGACGAATTTCTCGAGGCTGCCTTGCGACCTTCATCCCCCGTACGCATTGCTGCGTTCGATGGTGAGAACGCTGACCCGGCGAATGGACGTCGGCTCGGAGATGATATTCGCGCCCATACGCCCTGGGGCGAGTTGGCCTACGCCTTGGGTGGCGCCGAAGGCTATCGCCTAGTCGAGGCAAGTGACCGTGAAGGTATTGCCCCCGGCGCGGATACCTTACGCGAACTCATCGGCGGTGAGCCCGCGCTCATCTTGGTCGATGAAATTGCGCCTTACTTGCGCAAGGTGTCAGGGCGCAATGTGCAACGTGCGGCCGAACAACTTGCCGCCTTCCTCACGGCTTTGATGAAGGCCGTCGAAAGCAGCCCCCAAGCGGCACTCATCTTCACTCTAGCGGTCGGCAGAGATGGCAAAGCGACCGACGCTTACGCCCGCGAAACGCAGGAAATCGCAGCGTTCTTTGCAGAGGCAGAAAGCGTTGCCGCCCGCAAGGCAACCGTTATCGACCCTACCGAGGACGACGAAACCGTCAAAGTTATCTGCCGACGTTTGTTCGCGCATATCGACCGTGACAAGGCCGAACAGGTCATCACACAGTACAAAGCCCTCTGGGACGGCAATCGCGAGCAACTTCCACCCGCGCCGGCACAAGATAGACGTATGGATGAGTTCCGGGCCGGCTATCCGCTACATCCAGAGCTCGTCAAAGTTCTCACCCAGAAGACTGGCACTCTGGGTAATTTCCAGCGCGTGCGTGGCATGCTGCGTCTACTGGCGCGCACTGTCGCACGGTTGTGGGAGCTACAGCCCGCTGACGCCTACGCGATTCAGACGCAGCACATCGACCTGGGCTTTGAGCCCATCCGCCTCGAACTCATCACGCGCTTGAAGCAGGACATTTATGTGCCGGCCATCAAGGGCGAAATTGCAGCTGTCGACACCACGCCTGCCTTGGCAGAACAACTCGACGCTGGGCCGTTCAGAGGGCTTCCCACTTACGGTTCTTACGTTGCGCGCTGCGCTTTCATGCATACCTTGGCGTTCAATGAGACCCTTCGTGGTCTGAATGCGGAAGAACTGCGCTACGCGATTCTTGGCCCTGGCACAGACATCGCGTTCATTGACGACGCTCGCAAGCGTTTCGTGACGGATTCGGCCTACCTGGATGACCGTCCGGGTGCTCCGTTGCGTTTCCTCGCGGAAGCGAATCTCACGCAAATCATCCGGCGGGAAGAAACCAATACCGACCGCGACGAAGTGCGTACGCGCCTCAACAGCTACATCCGTGACCTGTTCGCGGGCTCGAACCTGAATCTCGTCCCGTTTGCCTCCGGCCCGCACGATGTAGCCGATGACGATGGCAGCGGCCGCCCGTACCTCGTCATGCTCGGTTACGACGCCGTGCAGGTATACAGCGACGCCGTGCGCATCGAACCGCTGGTCGAGCGAATCTATCTGCATAAGGGCGGCGGCAACGACTGGCGCCACAACCGCAACAACCTCATCTTCCTAGTCGCGGATGCCGCTGGTACGCCTAACATGAAAGCGAAGATGCTGCGGAACATCGCGCTCGAAACGCTTCGCCAGACAGACAAGCTCAAGGACCTGGCGGACTACCAGGTCGATAAGCTGCGGGAATTGCACGAGCGTTCCAAGCAGGAGCTCGCAGTGGCTGTCCAGCAGTGCTTTCGCCACATCTTCTATCCGTCGCGCAACCGGATTGATGGAGCTTCGTGCGACCTCGCGCACACAGTGGTCGATATTCAGACCGCATCAGACCGCCCTGGCGATGGTCAACGACAAGTCGTGACACAACTCCAGAACGTGAGCAAATTGCGCTTGCCAACCGACCAACCGGACTCGCCCGTATACGTGCGCGACCGCACCCCACTCAAGAAAGGCCAAATCACAACGGCCGCCTTGCGTACCGAGTTCCGCCAGGACCCCTCGTTGCCGATGCTAGTCGGCGATGACGTATTTATTAAAGGCATCCGCCTCGGCATCGACCAGGATGTCTTCGTCTATCAGTCCGGTGAATTGCTGCGCGGCAAGGGTGACCCGCACGCCGAAATTAAGGTCGATGAGCAGTCCTTTCTCTATACCACGGCTTACGCCCGCGACAACAACATCTGGCCACGTCCAGCGCCGACACCCCCGGCAGGAGGGGGCGGTGGCAGTGAAAACAGCTCCGGCAGCAGCATAGGAGCCAGCACGTCGCCTGGCGGCCATCGCAGCACCGGGGCCGGTACGCCGCCGTCGACAGTGCGCTCGCCCAACTCTGTCGAAGCCGAAGACGTTCTCAAGGCCGCGCTGACTCAGGTCTTTGAGAAAGCGCAGCACAACAAGATTCAGGCGTTAGCAACGATGACCATCAAGCCTTTCGACAAAGGCGATTCCTTGAAGCTCATGCCCCTAGTCAAGTCTGTGCCGAATGCCCAGAAGCGCGTTGAGCTGGAGGCATCATTCGAGACTGCGGCCGGCTCAACCGCGGAGTTTGAGTTCCGGGGTGACATTGATGACGCCATCGTGCTCAAGGACTATCTCGAACCGCAGTTTCGCGCCGCTAGCGATAGCGACGCCTCCGTGACCTTTATCCTGTGTTTCGAGCCTCCGCTACAGGTGCAAAGCGCATCTGCGGACGGACTTATCCAGCGACTGACACGACTCGTGTCGACTTCGGCACAAGTCATTGCGACCGGCATAGACGCGTAG
- the tnpC gene encoding IS66 family transposase, with protein MNLPADLDALSPEQLRTLAAQLMTQVGETQRELHYRQTRIDQLTHELSVLKRLQFGKRSEQLDTEQMSLLDEAIDADLAALEAELEQLQPATRAAGPGQQPKRVPLPSKLPRTDIHHEPEDTTCQCGCQRERVGEDISEKLDYAPGVFTVERHIRGKWACRHCGTLIQAPVPPHVIDKGIPTTGLLAQVLVAKYGDHLPLYRQERIFARAGLAIPQSTLGAWVGICGVRLQPLVDALREALLQRDVLHADETPVQMLSPGKGKTHRAYLWAYSTTPFADLKAVVYDFAGSRAGEHARKFMGVWRGKLMCDDYGGYKAGFELGITEIGCVAHARRKFYELHVNHQSQIAEQALKYFGALYDVERDVAELKPDRRQAIRQQRSRPVADALHAWMVTQRKLVAEGSAIAKALDYSLKRWEALTRYLDDGHVPIDNNWLENQIRPWATGRSNWLFAGSLRAGQRAAAIMSLIRSAQLNGHDPYAYLKDVLTRLPTHRADDIASLLPHRWSLAAA; from the coding sequence ATGAACCTGCCCGCCGACCTCGATGCCCTTAGCCCGGAGCAACTGCGCACACTGGCCGCTCAGTTGATGACCCAGGTCGGCGAGACGCAGCGTGAACTGCACTACCGTCAAACGCGTATCGATCAACTGACGCACGAACTCTCCGTGCTCAAGCGCCTGCAGTTCGGCAAACGCAGCGAGCAGCTTGATACCGAACAGATGAGCCTGCTCGACGAGGCGATCGATGCAGACCTGGCGGCACTGGAAGCCGAGCTCGAACAGCTTCAACCGGCCACGCGTGCCGCTGGGCCTGGGCAACAGCCGAAGCGTGTGCCCTTGCCATCGAAACTGCCGCGTACGGACATCCATCACGAGCCGGAAGACACCACGTGCCAGTGCGGTTGCCAGCGGGAGCGCGTGGGCGAAGACATCAGCGAGAAGCTGGACTATGCGCCAGGCGTGTTCACAGTCGAGCGGCATATCCGCGGCAAGTGGGCCTGTCGGCACTGCGGGACCCTGATCCAGGCACCGGTCCCGCCTCACGTCATCGACAAGGGTATCCCGACCACCGGGCTGTTGGCGCAGGTGCTGGTTGCCAAATATGGCGACCACCTGCCGCTGTATCGGCAGGAACGCATCTTTGCTCGCGCGGGCCTGGCGATCCCGCAATCGACGCTCGGCGCGTGGGTCGGCATCTGCGGCGTACGGCTGCAACCGCTGGTCGATGCGCTTCGCGAAGCGCTCCTGCAGCGCGACGTGCTGCACGCCGACGAGACGCCGGTGCAGATGCTGTCGCCCGGCAAGGGCAAGACGCATCGGGCTTACCTGTGGGCGTACAGCACGACGCCATTCGCCGATCTGAAGGCCGTGGTCTACGACTTCGCCGGCAGCCGTGCCGGCGAACATGCCCGAAAGTTCATGGGTGTGTGGCGTGGCAAGCTCATGTGCGATGACTATGGCGGCTACAAGGCTGGATTCGAACTGGGCATCACGGAAATCGGATGTGTCGCTCACGCGCGCCGGAAATTCTACGAGCTGCACGTCAACCACCAGAGCCAGATCGCCGAGCAGGCGCTGAAATACTTCGGCGCACTCTACGACGTCGAGCGTGACGTCGCCGAACTGAAGCCTGATCGAAGACAGGCCATCCGCCAGCAGCGATCCAGGCCCGTTGCCGATGCGTTGCACGCCTGGATGGTGACCCAGCGCAAGCTCGTTGCCGAAGGATCGGCGATCGCGAAGGCGCTCGACTACAGCCTGAAGCGTTGGGAAGCGCTCACGCGCTATCTCGATGACGGGCACGTGCCCATCGACAATAACTGGCTGGAGAACCAGATTCGACCATGGGCGACTGGCCGCTCGAACTGGCTGTTCGCCGGCTCACTGCGCGCGGGGCAACGTGCAGCCGCGATCATGAGCCTGATCCGGTCGGCGCAGCTTAACGGCCATGATCCGTACGCCTACCTGAAAGACGTGCTCACCCGACTGCCCACGCATCGTGCCGACGACATCGCGTCGCTGCTTCCGCATCGCTGGTCGCTCGCCGCGGCTTGA
- a CDS encoding DUF7680 family protein, with translation MGKVTTLRSVSSKQHSALPHYELRARRLAGADMEIEIWQLPASATPHIKQPTYIAGLRGRNLSLIEHRLLRRMKQVRIDLLNLPAIDALRVPIDEDMAINLGLLLRVLAPMRNREHIAAVAAGIEAMTKEEAAYWLGMAMHRKHPRRVLMALRFLLIEPSR, from the coding sequence ATGGGAAAAGTCACCACATTGCGTAGCGTGAGCAGCAAACAACATTCGGCGCTTCCGCACTACGAGCTGCGTGCGCGTCGCCTCGCCGGCGCCGACATGGAAATCGAAATCTGGCAGTTGCCGGCCAGCGCCACGCCGCACATCAAACAGCCCACTTACATCGCCGGGCTGCGTGGCCGCAACCTCTCGCTTATCGAGCACCGCCTGCTGCGTCGTATGAAGCAGGTACGTATCGACCTCCTGAACCTACCTGCGATTGACGCTTTGCGTGTTCCCATCGACGAGGATATGGCCATCAATCTCGGCCTGCTCCTCCGTGTGCTGGCACCGATGCGCAATCGCGAGCACATCGCTGCCGTAGCTGCAGGCATAGAAGCGATGACCAAGGAAGAAGCCGCTTACTGGCTTGGCATGGCGATGCATCGCAAACATCCCCGACGTGTGCTGATGGCGCTGCGTTTCCTATTGATTGAGCCGAGCCGTTAA
- a CDS encoding ATP-binding protein, with the protein MREVTEVRALLERLEVEEADALEAQDLDFKEWPAEPKQAIRLAVDIAVCMANGGGGTVVFGVRDRVVGRVKAIIGVPSEADSHQLKHDIYERTAPKLTPEVFELPVPEGTGRLFIMQVYGGLPPYTNTSGSGSVRKGRDCVPLTGDLRDKLMVERGSADYTASTLPEAPEALISAAAMERLRDLAREEQAPADLLRRTDLDLLASLDLLREGRLTRAGLLIAGQTDAIARHLPNFSWTHERMRSATVYDNRADGREQNALALPLALSALETIINADNPITTVEHGLYHLEYRAYPTIALREALLNALSHLDLRLASPVLVKQYPRRLEITNPGGLVGGITPTNILHHPPLARNPLLVQALAKLRLVNRSNLGIGRMFESMLIEGKEPPHIIDEESAVRVVFKRQETAQPFRQFIAEEGKAGRVLDVDHLLVLRYLLSHPEVDTPTAAELCQRRDVEMRDILDEMVQVFDYLERGGVGRGTWWRMKPGLHRRLEGLGHAERDQRIDWDVAKTRVLNMLKQRTKRGEPGLTNADIRTVTAYSRLQVNRLIHELETEGVLLSGHGRGARYTYVPEQTQED; encoded by the coding sequence ATGCGAGAAGTCACTGAAGTCCGCGCACTCCTTGAGCGATTGGAGGTCGAGGAAGCCGATGCCCTCGAGGCCCAGGACCTCGATTTCAAGGAATGGCCGGCCGAGCCCAAACAGGCCATCCGGCTCGCCGTCGATATCGCTGTTTGCATGGCCAATGGCGGCGGCGGCACAGTTGTATTCGGCGTGCGGGACAGAGTGGTCGGTCGGGTCAAGGCCATCATCGGCGTGCCGTCGGAGGCCGATAGCCATCAACTCAAGCACGACATTTACGAGCGTACAGCGCCCAAGCTCACGCCTGAGGTGTTCGAACTGCCTGTGCCAGAAGGCACCGGCCGGTTATTCATCATGCAGGTATATGGGGGTCTGCCACCTTACACCAACACCTCTGGCAGTGGTTCCGTACGCAAGGGCCGCGACTGTGTGCCGCTCACTGGCGACCTGCGCGACAAACTGATGGTCGAGCGTGGCAGCGCCGACTACACAGCAAGCACGCTCCCGGAAGCGCCCGAAGCGCTTATCTCGGCGGCCGCCATGGAACGCTTGCGCGACCTGGCACGTGAAGAGCAAGCTCCTGCGGACCTGCTGCGGCGGACTGACCTCGACCTGCTTGCCTCACTCGACCTGTTGCGCGAAGGGCGCCTGACGCGCGCCGGTTTGCTCATTGCCGGGCAGACCGACGCCATTGCACGGCATCTGCCGAATTTCAGCTGGACGCATGAACGCATGCGCAGCGCCACCGTCTATGACAACCGCGCGGATGGCCGCGAGCAGAATGCGCTTGCACTGCCTTTGGCCTTGTCTGCGCTGGAGACCATCATCAATGCGGACAATCCCATCACGACAGTCGAGCACGGACTCTATCACCTGGAGTACCGTGCCTATCCAACGATTGCATTGCGTGAGGCTTTGCTGAATGCCTTGTCGCACCTCGATTTGAGACTCGCGAGTCCAGTGCTCGTAAAACAATATCCAAGGCGCCTGGAAATCACCAACCCTGGTGGATTGGTCGGAGGCATTACACCGACCAACATCCTCCACCATCCGCCATTAGCCCGGAATCCATTGCTGGTGCAGGCCCTGGCCAAGCTCCGTTTGGTGAACCGGAGCAATCTGGGTATTGGTCGCATGTTCGAATCCATGCTCATTGAGGGCAAGGAGCCGCCGCACATCATCGACGAAGAAAGTGCGGTCCGTGTAGTTTTCAAGCGCCAGGAAACTGCCCAGCCCTTCCGCCAGTTCATTGCTGAAGAGGGTAAGGCAGGCCGCGTGCTCGACGTGGACCATCTGCTAGTGCTGCGCTACTTGCTGAGCCACCCCGAAGTAGACACACCAACCGCTGCCGAGCTTTGCCAGCGGCGCGATGTGGAGATGCGCGACATTCTCGACGAGATGGTGCAAGTCTTCGACTACCTCGAGCGAGGTGGCGTGGGGCGTGGTACCTGGTGGCGGATGAAGCCTGGCCTACATCGGCGGCTGGAAGGGCTGGGTCACGCAGAGCGTGACCAGCGCATCGACTGGGATGTTGCCAAGACGCGCGTGCTCAACATGCTCAAGCAGCGTACCAAGCGTGGCGAGCCAGGTCTTACCAACGCCGACATCCGCACAGTCACAGCCTACAGCCGCTTGCAGGTCAACCGTCTCATTCACGAACTCGAAACAGAAGGTGTACTACTAAGTGGCCATGGCCGCGGCGCCCGTTACACCTACGTGCCCGAACAGACCCAGGAAGACTAA
- the tnpB gene encoding IS66 family insertion sequence element accessory protein TnpB (TnpB, as the term is used for proteins encoded by IS66 family insertion elements, is considered an accessory protein, since TnpC, encoded by a neighboring gene, is a DDE family transposase.), giving the protein MAAVIRIDAIWLATEPLDMRAGADTILARVVKVFGAARPHHAYLFANKHSTRMKVLVYDGFGIWLAARRLNKGRFVWTNGHEAIAVALNPEQLRALVTGLPWQTLTHDHVICVV; this is encoded by the coding sequence ATGGCTGCGGTGATCCGCATCGACGCGATATGGCTGGCGACCGAACCGCTGGATATGCGTGCCGGCGCCGATACGATTCTGGCGCGTGTGGTGAAGGTGTTCGGCGCAGCGCGCCCTCACCATGCTTACCTGTTCGCCAACAAGCATTCGACGCGCATGAAGGTACTCGTCTATGACGGCTTCGGAATCTGGCTGGCTGCGCGTCGTCTGAACAAGGGCCGGTTCGTCTGGACGAACGGCCACGAAGCAATCGCCGTCGCGTTGAATCCCGAACAGTTGCGGGCGCTCGTGACGGGGCTGCCGTGGCAGACCCTGACGCACGATCACGTCATCTGCGTGGTGTAA